A window of Streptomyces sp. Je 1-332 genomic DNA:
TGACGCGGGGCTCGTGGTGCGGGACGTGGCCACGGGGCGTTCGGTGGAGGCGGACTCCGGTCTCGTCCTGGTGGAGACCAAGACCCAGGGACACCTGACGGAGGCGGACCGGGTCCTGCACCGGTACGGGGTGCGGGCCGCCGAGTTCACGAAGTACTGCGGTGGGTTCGCGGCGCTGCGGCCCGAGTTGGGGATCAATCGGTGGGCTCGGGCCGTCCGGGTCGCGTTTCCGCGGGCGCCTGGGGGAAAGTGAGGGACACCTCGGTGCCGCGGGCCGCGTCCGAGGTGATGGCGAAGGTGCCGCCCGCGTCCTGCGCCGTCCGGCGTGCGATGTCGAGGCCGAGTCCCGTGGAGCCGCCGCCGCTGGTGCCGCGTTCCGCCGCGTAGGTCGGCGGGAGGCCGGGGCCTTCGTCGGCGACGGTGAGTTCGGCGGTGCCCTGCGGGGTGGTGCGGACGGCGATGCGGAAGGGGGTGCCCTGGGGGGTGTGGTCCAGCACATTCCCGATGAGGGCGTCGATGGCCGCGGTGAGGTCGTCCTCGGGGACGGGCACGGGGATCGGTTCTCGCCCGGCCGACGTCGCCGCCTCCCGCCCCTGGTCCTCCGCCAACGGCATCCAGAATGTGGCGCGTTCGCGGGCCACGGCTGCCAGGTCGGCGTACGGGGCGTCGCGGAAGGGGCGGCGGGCCTTGCGGATCACGTCGTCGACACTGCGCTCCAGGGCGGCGACGTCCACGGCGATGCGGTGCGCCTCCTTGGAGTCGCGCAGGGTCTCGGCGTCCAGGCGGAGGGCGGCGACGGGCGTGCGCAGGCGGTGGGCGAGGTCGGCGGCGTTCTCGCGTTCCGCGGTGAGGAGTTCGTCGATGCGGGCGGCGAGGCGGTTCAGCTCGCCCGCGACCAGGCGGAGTTCGGGCGGCCCCTCGGGTGTGGCGCGGGCGGTGAGGTCACCGGCGGCGAGGCGGTCCGCGGTGCCGGCGAGCCGTCGGGTGGCGCCGACGAGGCGGGTGCCGAGGCGGTCGGCCAGAAGCAGCCCGATGAGAACGAGCCCGACCCCGATCCCGGCGAGTACCAGCCAGGAGGTCATGGTCCCGGCGTACAACTGCCGCTCGGTTACGGAAACTTGCACGACGGCGGTACCACCGGCCGCACCCTGCACGGGGACGAGAACCTGCCGCCCGCCGGTCGAGGGCTCGTAGGTGAAGGCACGCCCGGTGCGGGCGAGCCGGATGGCATCGGTGACGCGAGCCCGGTGCCGCCCAGGGTTCGGCCCGATGACGGTCCCGTCCCCGAGCACGAGCGAAGTAACGGGCAGATTCCGCGCGTTGACGCTCTCCACGGTCTGCTCGGCGGTCTCCCGCTCGTCCACCGTGGCGAGAGCGGGCCCGAGCGCATGCGCCACCCACTGGGCACGGGCGGTGGCCTCGGCGGTGGTGCGGTCGGCGGCGTGCGAACGGGTGAGGAGGGTGAGGGGAACGAGGAGGGCGGTCAGCACGAGGGCGGTGGTGGCAGCGGCAAGAAGAAGAAACGTCCGCCGCATCAGCTGGCCCCTGGGCCTTGGGCGGGGGCCTCGCTGCGGGTGCTGGCCCCTGGGCCCTGAACCGAGGACTCGCTACGGGTGCTGGCCCCTGGCCCTTGGGCGGACCCGCTGCCGCGGTTGCCGGCGCCCGGACCGCGCGAGGACTCGCCACCGCGGCTGCGCGCCTCGTGGGTGCTGGGCCCCTCGGCGCCGTCGGGCGCCGGGTTGTGGCCGGGTGCTGCGGGGCCGGGCGGCTGGGTGGTTGCGGGTGCCCCGCCGGGGGCGGAACTCGTGTCGTCGGACGCCTGGTCGTCGTTGGGCCCCCCGCTGAGGCAGGGGCCTTCGTCGCTGGGCGGCTGGCTGTTGGTCGGTTGTTCGGCTTCGGGTGTCTGCTCGTCGCCGGTCCCGTCGGGGCTGGGCGGCTGGGTTGTTGCGGGGCTCCCGATGTGGTGGGGGGCCTCGTCGGCGTGGGGGGCCTCGCGTTCGTTCTGGGGCGGGCCGTTGTCGTGGGGGCGGGGCCGCGCCGGTATGTCCGTCCTCGCTATCTCGGTCCGGGCGTCGCGTACTTCGGCTGGGGGGTCCTGCTTGCTGTGCTCCGGGCGGACATACCGGCCCGTCCCCTCGCGTGCGTCGCGCGGCTGCGGGGGCGCGGGGGTCGGGGGCTCGTCGGGGGGTGTGAGTTTGACTCCCACTGTGCGGACCGTGTGGAGGTAACGGGGGGACTGGGCCGTCTCGCCGAGTTTTCTGCGGAGCCAGGAGAGGTGGACGTCGACCGTCTTGTCGGCGCCGCCGAGGGGCTGTTGCCATACCTCGGCGAGGAGTTCGCGGCGGGAGACGACCTGGCCGGGGCGGTGGGCGAGGTAGGCGAGGAGGTCGAACTCACGGGGGGTGAGGTCCACGGGGGCGTCGTCCAGGGTGACTTCACGGGAGGCGGGGGCGATGGCCAGGCCCCCGACGCGCAGGGGCTCCTCCGCGGCATCGGCGGCGCCCAGGCGCCGCAGGACCGCCTTGACGCGGGCGTCCAGCTGGGCGGCGCCGAACGGTTTGACGATGTAGTCGTCGGCCCCGTCCTCCAGGATCGCCACCATCTCCGGTTCGTCGTCGCGCGCGGTCGCGACGATGACGGGTACGTCGCTGACGGCGCGGAGCATACGGAGGATCTGGGCACCGTCCACGTCCGGCAGCCCCAGGTCGAGCACGACGAGGTCGGGGCGGTTGGTGACCGCAGCGTCCAGACCTGCCATGCCGCTGGGCGCGGTGGCGACAGCGTGCCCTTTGTCGCGCAGAGCCCGCACCAGGGCGCCGCGCAGCTGGGGATCGTCCTCCACGACGAGAAGGTGGGCCATACATCCACCGTAGTCAGGTGCTTTGGGCAGCCCTTAACCGGGCGTTAGGAAACTGTGCGGCACAGTGGCCGGATGAGGAAGTGGCGGAGCGCGGTGGTGACCGCGGCATGGGTGGCGGTGGGCACGGCTGCCGGGGCGCTGGGCGCCTGGCAGTTGGCCACGTCGGACAGCGGGGGCGGCGCGGCGCACAGCCGCCCCCTGGACGAGGGCGCGGTGGAGAGGGCGTTGGCGGCGACGTCGGCGTCACCGCGGACCTCCTCCCGGCCCACGTCACCGACACCGTCACCGTCACCGTCCACGACGCCCTCGAAGACGCCCTCGAAGACGTCCCCCGACCGCTCCACCCTCCGGTTCACGGGCGGGACGGCGACGGTCGAATGCAGGGACGACGGGACGGTCTACCTCGTCTCGTGGAGCCCGGCGGACGGTTTCCACATCGACGACGACGTGGAACGGGGCCCGGCAGCGGTGGCCCGCCTGGAGGCGGAACCGAGCGACGACGACGAGCGGGACGATCTGCCGTACGAGATCCGCTGCGGGGAGGGGGGCGAGCCGCGGGCGAGGGTGGTGGCGGACGCGGACGACTGACGCAGCCCGTCCGGCGGCTGGTTTCCCAGCCCGTCCGGCGTTCGAGGACGAACTCGGCGAAGCCGGGGATGAGGGCACGCAAGGCCCCCGCGCCAGAGAGTGCCCCGACACACTGTCCAGAACCCCCCGCCCCCACAAAACAGGACGCCCATGTCGAGTCCACACCCTGGACACTTACCCTCGCCCACATGACCCCTCAGCCGAACCCGAACCCCCAGGTCGGCGCCGCCGTAAAGGCGGCGGACCGCGCGCACGTGTTCCACTCCTGGTCCGCACAGGAGCTGATCGACCCCCTCGCCGTAGCCGGCGCCGACGGCTCGTACTTCTGGGACTACGACGGCAACCGCTACCTCGACTTCACCAGCGGCCTCGTCTACACCAACATCGGATACCAGCACCCGAAGGTCGTCGCCGCGATCCAGGAGCAGGCGGCGAAGATGACGACCTTCGCGCCCGCCTTCGCCGTGGAAGCCCGCTCGGAGGCCGCACGCCTCATCGCCGAGCGGACCCCCGGCGACCTGGACAAGATCTTCTTCACCAACGGCGGCGCGGAAGCCGTGGAGAACGCGACCCGCATGGCGCGCCTCCACACCGGCCGCCCCAAGATCCTCTCCGCCTACCGCTCGTACCACGGCGGCACCTCCACCGCGATCAACCTCACCGGCGACCCCCGCCGCTGGGCCTCCGACACGGGCTCGGCGGGCGTCGTCCACTTCTGGGCGCCGTTCCTCTACCGCAGTGCCTTCTACGCCGAGAACGAGCAGCAGGAGTGCGAGCGCGCCCTCCAGCACCTCGAGGAGACCATCGCCTTCGAGGGCCCGCAGACGATCGCTGCGATCATCCTGGAGTCCGTCCCCGGGACCGCCGGCATCATGATCCCGCCGCCGGGCTACCTCAAGGGCGTACGCGAGATCTGCGACCGGCACGGCATCGTCTTCATCCTGGACGAGGTGATGGCGGGCTTCGGCCGCACCGGCAAGTGGTTCGCCGCCGACCACTTCGACGGCGGCATCGTGCCCGATCTCCTCACCTTCGCGAAGGGCGTGAACTCCGGTTACGTACCGCTCGGCGGTGTCGCGATCTCCTCCGCCATCGCCGAGACGTTCGCCCGCAGGCCCTACCCGGGCGGTCTCACGTACTCCGGGCACCCGCTGGCCTGCGCCGCGGCCGTCGCGACGATCAACGTCATGGAGGACGAGGGAGTGATCGAGAACGCGGCCCGCGTCGGCTCGGAGATCATCGCCCCCGCCCTCGCGGACCTCGCGGAGCGGCACCCGAGTGTCGGCGAGGTCCGTGGCCTCGGCATGTTCTGGGCCCTGGAGCTGGTCAGGGACAAGGCGACCCGCGAGCCGCTCGTGCCGTACAACGCCACGGGCGAGGCGAACGCCCCGATGGCCGCGTTCGGCGCCGCCGCGAAGAAGCAGGGCCTGTGGCCCTTCATCAACATGAACCGCACCCACGTGGTTCCCCCGTGCAACATCACGGACACGGAGGCGAAGGAGGGCCTCGCGGCGCTGGACGCCGCGCTGAGCGTGGCCGACGAGTACACGGCGTAACCGCTCCTCGTCGTCCCCCTGTGGGCGCCCCGCCCTCGGGCGCCGGGAAACCGGGTACCCGAGGGCCGGAACCCCGACCGCGTAGTCTGACGTGCTCGTAAGCGAACGACGACCGCCAAGACGACTCCGCGAGGGAACCCAGATGCCCGGCACCGACGGCTCCGCCGTCATCCGCAGCACTCTGCGCCAGCAGATCGCCGACGCGCTGCGCGACGAGATCCTCGGCGGCCGTCTGGAGCCGGGCCAGGAGTTCACGGTCAAGGAGATCGCCGAGCAGTACGGCGTCTCCGCGACCCCGGTGCGCGAGGCCCTGGTGAACCTCGCCGCCCAGGGCCTCCTCGACGCCGACCAGCACCGCGGCTACCGCGTCCGCGAACACTCCCTCGCCGACTACCGCGGCATGCTGGAGGCCCGCGGCCTCGTCGCCGACGGAATCTTCCGCGACCTCGTGAAGAAGGGCACCCCGCTCGGGCCCAAGGGCCAGCAGGAAGCTTCCGCCGCCCTCGTGTCCGTACGCCGCCGTGGCGAGGAAGCCACGCGCGCCGCCTGCGCGGGCGACCTGAACGTCCTCATCGGCTACGACCTGCGCTTCTGGCGCGAGCTCAGCGCCCTCTTCGGCAACCCCTACCTCTCGGACTTCCTGCACCGCATCCGCGTCCAGGCATGGGTCTGCGCCGTCACCTACCTCCGCCGCGCCGCCGAACGCGGCGACGGCGACCTGCGCGGCACCCTCTGGGCCCGGCACACCGAGCTCGTCGACGCCCTCGCGAACCGCGACCCCAAGGCCGCGCACGCGATCGTCGAGGAGTACAACGCCCACTCCCTCGCCCTCATCGAGCGGCTGGCCGCTGCATGAGCGTGGATCTGACCGTCGTCGTCCCCGCCTACAACGAGGAGCGGCGCCTGGCCCCCACGCTCGCCGCGATACGGGCGTATCTGGAGGGCGGCTCCGAAGGGGGCGACCGGGACCTCCGGTGGGAGCTGATCGTCGTGGACGACG
This region includes:
- a CDS encoding GntR family transcriptional regulator; translation: MPGTDGSAVIRSTLRQQIADALRDEILGGRLEPGQEFTVKEIAEQYGVSATPVREALVNLAAQGLLDADQHRGYRVREHSLADYRGMLEARGLVADGIFRDLVKKGTPLGPKGQQEASAALVSVRRRGEEATRAACAGDLNVLIGYDLRFWRELSALFGNPYLSDFLHRIRVQAWVCAVTYLRRAAERGDGDLRGTLWARHTELVDALANRDPKAAHAIVEEYNAHSLALIERLAAA
- a CDS encoding aspartate aminotransferase family protein yields the protein MTPQPNPNPQVGAAVKAADRAHVFHSWSAQELIDPLAVAGADGSYFWDYDGNRYLDFTSGLVYTNIGYQHPKVVAAIQEQAAKMTTFAPAFAVEARSEAARLIAERTPGDLDKIFFTNGGAEAVENATRMARLHTGRPKILSAYRSYHGGTSTAINLTGDPRRWASDTGSAGVVHFWAPFLYRSAFYAENEQQECERALQHLEETIAFEGPQTIAAIILESVPGTAGIMIPPPGYLKGVREICDRHGIVFILDEVMAGFGRTGKWFAADHFDGGIVPDLLTFAKGVNSGYVPLGGVAISSAIAETFARRPYPGGLTYSGHPLACAAAVATINVMEDEGVIENAARVGSEIIAPALADLAERHPSVGEVRGLGMFWALELVRDKATREPLVPYNATGEANAPMAAFGAAAKKQGLWPFINMNRTHVVPPCNITDTEAKEGLAALDAALSVADEYTA
- a CDS encoding HAMP domain-containing sensor histidine kinase, giving the protein MRRTFLLLAAATTALVLTALLVPLTLLTRSHAADRTTAEATARAQWVAHALGPALATVDERETAEQTVESVNARNLPVTSLVLGDGTVIGPNPGRHRARVTDAIRLARTGRAFTYEPSTGGRQVLVPVQGAAGGTAVVQVSVTERQLYAGTMTSWLVLAGIGVGLVLIGLLLADRLGTRLVGATRRLAGTADRLAAGDLTARATPEGPPELRLVAGELNRLAARIDELLTAERENAADLAHRLRTPVAALRLDAETLRDSKEAHRIAVDVAALERSVDDVIRKARRPFRDAPYADLAAVARERATFWMPLAEDQGREAATSAGREPIPVPVPEDDLTAAIDALIGNVLDHTPQGTPFRIAVRTTPQGTAELTVADEGPGLPPTYAAERGTSGGGSTGLGLDIARRTAQDAGGTFAITSDAARGTEVSLTFPQAPAETRPGRPEPTD